Proteins encoded together in one Terriglobales bacterium window:
- a CDS encoding aminotransferase class V-fold PLP-dependent enzyme, giving the protein MKPLSEDFGPFNGRVWLNTAHQAPIPKSAVAALNEALRMKVEPWRITDDDFLEVPRSLKAALARLFNASADDIILGNSASYGINLLAYGMRWKPADEVLLLAGDFPASVFPWLGQRDKGVSVRFVEPKGSGFDADQLKPALTGRTRVFCGSWVNSFTGEVIDLESIAEVCRDNGIWCVINGSQGVGARALDLNQSGISAIASTGCKWLCGPYGTGFAWIHPRLRAELEPIQTYWLPMMWSTGVSMRDYRIANDLGAAAFDVFGTANFFNFMPWTAAVEYLCDKGMNAIAKHNDDLVEMLVKGLGRDFDLLSPAERGSRSALVVFSHREKGRNREICRALYEDGIDIAVREGNLRASPHLFNGSDDIERLLRGLG; this is encoded by the coding sequence ATGAAACCGCTGTCCGAGGACTTTGGGCCATTCAATGGCCGTGTCTGGCTGAATACCGCACATCAGGCGCCCATACCTAAAAGCGCGGTCGCCGCCTTGAACGAAGCGCTGCGGATGAAAGTCGAACCGTGGCGCATTACCGATGATGATTTTTTGGAAGTTCCCAGGAGCCTGAAGGCCGCCCTGGCAAGACTTTTCAACGCCAGTGCCGACGATATTATTCTGGGGAATAGCGCCTCTTACGGGATCAATTTGCTGGCCTATGGCATGCGCTGGAAACCCGCAGATGAGGTGCTGTTGCTGGCGGGAGATTTTCCTGCCTCGGTTTTTCCATGGTTGGGTCAACGCGACAAAGGCGTTTCGGTCAGGTTTGTGGAGCCGAAAGGCAGCGGTTTCGACGCTGACCAGCTGAAACCGGCACTTACCGGCAGGACGCGAGTCTTCTGCGGCAGCTGGGTAAATTCCTTTACCGGCGAAGTAATAGACCTGGAAAGCATTGCCGAGGTCTGTCGAGATAATGGCATTTGGTGCGTGATTAACGGCTCACAGGGGGTGGGTGCGCGCGCCCTCGACCTCAATCAGAGTGGCATCAGCGCAATCGCGAGCACCGGCTGTAAATGGCTGTGCGGGCCGTACGGAACGGGGTTTGCCTGGATTCATCCTCGGTTGCGCGCGGAACTGGAGCCGATCCAGACCTACTGGCTGCCAATGATGTGGAGTACGGGCGTGAGCATGCGAGACTACCGAATTGCAAACGATCTTGGTGCTGCCGCTTTTGATGTTTTCGGCACCGCCAACTTTTTCAACTTCATGCCGTGGACGGCGGCGGTTGAGTATCTCTGCGACAAGGGGATGAACGCGATCGCGAAGCACAATGACGACTTGGTGGAGATGCTCGTCAAAGGTCTAGGGAGGGATTTCGATTTGCTGAGCCCAGCCGAGCGAGGAAGCCGGTCTGCGCTCGTCGTGTTCAGCCATCGGGAGAAGGGTCGCAATCGCGAGATTTGCCGAGCTCTTTACGAAGACGGAATTGACATTGCGGTGCGTGAAGGAAACTTGAGGGCGTCACCTCATTTATTCAATGGTTCGGACGACATTGAGCGGTTGTTGAGAGGGCTGGGTTGA